A window of the Burkholderia sp. 9120 genome harbors these coding sequences:
- a CDS encoding response regulator, with product MFTQETARLLIADDDPDLLAAYTLYFSAQGFDIRTARNGLDALAQYCAWHPAAALLDVEMPRLDGRAVARRIRSVGDVPAPTLVAVSGLQRAEERSESLRSGFNHHFVKPVPMPVILAALNGSRRH from the coding sequence ATGTTTACTCAGGAAACGGCTCGCCTGCTGATCGCCGACGACGACCCCGATCTGCTGGCCGCCTACACGCTCTATTTCAGCGCCCAGGGTTTCGACATCCGCACCGCCCGCAACGGGCTCGACGCGCTGGCGCAGTATTGCGCCTGGCATCCGGCCGCCGCGCTGCTCGACGTCGAGATGCCGCGCCTCGACGGGCGCGCGGTGGCGCGCCGGATCCGCTCCGTCGGCGATGTGCCGGCGCCGACCCTGGTCGCGGTCAGCGGACTCCAACGCGCCGAGGAACGCAGTGAATCGCTACGTTCGGGCTTCAATCACCATTTCGTCAAACCCGTGCCGATGCCGGTGATTCTCGCCGCGTTGAACGGATCGAGGCGGCATTGA
- the nirB gene encoding nitrite reductase large subunit NirB yields MKIIVIGHGMVGHKLVECLAQIAAHGLDITVLCEESRPAYDRVHLSAFFAGKSADDLSLVEPGFFERQNVLLKLNAKAVAIDRDARTVTVSTGETLPYDKLVFATGSVPFVPPVAGRERADCFVYRTIDDLEAMQECGARSTTGTVVGGGLLGLECAKALRDMGLQTHVVEFAPRLMAVQLDDGGGRVLRTKIEELGVTVHTQKNTTAIVDGEAGTHRMQFADGSHLDTDMIVFSAGIRPRDDLARESGLTLGARGGIVIDNACRTSDPHIYAIGECALWNGQLFGLVAPGYEMARAVAKQLQGETTGAEFAGADMSTKLKLMGVDVASIGDAHGNTPGSRAYQFSDERKQVYKKLVVSECGKYLLGGVMVGDASEYGTLLQMMLNRIELPEAPEFLILPQADGTAKPALGVDALPDAAQICSCNNVSKGALCAAVGAGATDIGALKCATGAGTSCGGCVPLVTQVMKAEMKKQGLAVSNHLCEHFPFSRQELYHLVRMGEVRSFGELLARHGHGLGCDICKPAAASILASCWNEFVLKKEHAPLQDTNDYYLANIQRDGTYSVVPRMAGGEVTPDGLIAVGQVAKKYGLYTKITGGQRVDLFGARVEQLPLIWEELIAAGFESGHAYGKSLRTVKSCVGSTWCRYGVGDSVGLAVEIENRYKGLRTPHKIKFGVSGCTRECAEAQGKDVGIIATEKGWNLYVCGNGGMKPRHAELLASDLDKDTLVRYIDRFLMFYVRTADRLQRTSVWRDNLEGGLAYLIDVVVHDRLGVVAELEADLQHVVDTYECEWKKAVTDPETRKRFRHFVNSSEPDRNVTFVEERGQIRPATPAERQTRLAAIPVVVETV; encoded by the coding sequence ATGAAAATCATCGTTATCGGTCACGGGATGGTCGGCCACAAACTGGTTGAATGCCTGGCGCAAATTGCCGCGCACGGGCTCGACATCACCGTGCTGTGCGAAGAGTCGCGGCCGGCCTACGACCGCGTGCATCTGTCGGCGTTCTTCGCGGGCAAGAGCGCCGACGATCTGTCGCTGGTCGAGCCGGGTTTCTTCGAACGGCAGAACGTGCTGCTCAAACTGAACGCGAAAGCGGTCGCGATCGATCGCGACGCGCGCACCGTGACGGTCTCGACGGGCGAGACCTTGCCCTATGACAAGCTGGTGTTCGCCACCGGCTCGGTTCCGTTCGTGCCGCCGGTGGCGGGCCGCGAGCGCGCCGACTGCTTCGTGTACCGCACCATCGACGATCTCGAAGCGATGCAGGAATGCGGCGCGCGCTCGACTACGGGTACGGTGGTGGGCGGCGGGCTGCTCGGTCTCGAATGCGCGAAGGCGCTGCGCGATATGGGCCTGCAAACGCATGTGGTGGAATTCGCGCCGCGTCTGATGGCGGTGCAGCTCGACGACGGCGGCGGCCGCGTGCTGCGCACCAAAATCGAAGAACTCGGCGTGACGGTGCACACGCAGAAGAACACCACGGCGATCGTGGATGGCGAAGCCGGCACGCACCGCATGCAGTTCGCCGACGGCAGCCATCTCGACACCGACATGATCGTGTTCTCCGCGGGCATCCGTCCGCGCGACGACCTGGCGCGCGAAAGCGGCCTGACGCTCGGCGCGCGCGGCGGCATCGTGATCGACAACGCGTGCCGCACCAGCGACCCGCACATCTACGCGATCGGCGAGTGCGCGTTATGGAACGGCCAGTTGTTCGGCCTCGTCGCACCGGGCTACGAAATGGCACGCGCGGTGGCGAAACAGTTGCAGGGCGAAACGACCGGGGCCGAATTCGCCGGCGCCGACATGAGCACCAAACTGAAGCTGATGGGCGTCGACGTGGCGAGTATCGGCGACGCGCACGGCAACACGCCGGGCAGTCGCGCCTATCAGTTCAGCGACGAACGCAAGCAGGTCTACAAGAAGCTGGTGGTCTCCGAATGCGGCAAGTATCTGCTGGGCGGCGTGATGGTCGGCGACGCGAGCGAATACGGCACGCTGTTGCAGATGATGTTGAACCGCATCGAGCTGCCGGAGGCGCCTGAATTCCTGATCCTGCCGCAAGCCGACGGCACCGCCAAACCGGCGCTCGGCGTCGACGCGTTGCCCGACGCCGCGCAGATCTGCTCGTGCAACAACGTATCGAAGGGCGCGTTGTGCGCGGCGGTCGGTGCGGGCGCAACCGATATCGGCGCGCTCAAGTGCGCGACCGGCGCGGGCACCTCGTGCGGCGGCTGCGTGCCGCTCGTCACGCAGGTGATGAAGGCCGAGATGAAAAAGCAGGGGCTCGCTGTCAGCAACCATCTGTGCGAACACTTTCCGTTTTCGCGCCAGGAGTTGTATCACCTCGTGCGGATGGGCGAAGTGCGCAGCTTCGGCGAATTGCTCGCGAGGCACGGTCATGGTCTCGGTTGCGATATCTGCAAGCCGGCGGCGGCGAGCATTCTCGCGTCGTGCTGGAACGAATTCGTGCTGAAGAAAGAGCACGCGCCGCTGCAGGACACCAACGATTACTACCTCGCCAATATCCAGCGCGACGGCACGTACTCGGTCGTGCCGCGCATGGCGGGCGGCGAAGTGACGCCCGACGGCTTGATCGCCGTCGGCCAGGTCGCGAAGAAATACGGGCTGTACACGAAGATCACCGGCGGTCAGCGGGTCGATCTGTTCGGCGCGCGCGTCGAGCAATTGCCGCTCATCTGGGAAGAACTGATCGCCGCCGGTTTCGAATCCGGCCATGCGTACGGCAAATCGCTGCGCACGGTGAAGTCGTGCGTCGGCTCGACGTGGTGCCGCTATGGCGTCGGCGATTCGGTCGGGCTCGCGGTCGAGATCGAGAACCGCTACAAAGGTCTGCGTACGCCGCACAAGATCAAGTTCGGCGTGTCGGGCTGCACCCGCGAATGCGCGGAAGCACAGGGCAAGGACGTCGGCATCATCGCCACCGAAAAGGGCTGGAATCTCTACGTGTGCGGCAACGGCGGCATGAAGCCGCGCCATGCCGAACTGCTCGCGTCGGATCTGGATAAAGACACGTTGGTGCGTTACATCGACCGCTTTCTGATGTTCTACGTGCGCACGGCCGACCGTCTGCAGCGCACCAGCGTGTGGCGCGACAACCTCGAAGGCGGACTCGCGTATCTGATCGACGTGGTCGTCCACGATCGTCTTGGCGTGGTCGCCGAACTCGAAGCGGACCTGCAGCACGTGGTCGATACGTACGAATGCGAATGGAAGAAGGCCGTGACCGATCCGGAAACGCGCAAGCGCTTCCGTCACTTCGTCAACAGCAGCGAGCCGGACCGCAACGTGACGTTCGTCGAAGAGCGCGGCCAGATCCGGCCGGCCACGCCCGCCGAACGGCAAACCCGGCTGGCGGCGATTCCGGTCGTCGTCGAAACCGTCTGA
- the nirD gene encoding nitrite reductase small subunit NirD — protein sequence MNQDRVPRVWQPVCPLDEIVPNTGVCALVNGEQVAVFHVHDSHAHATVYAIENFDPGSQAAVLSRGLIGSLGERVVVASPIYKHHFDLRTGECLETPAYSVSAFDTRVENGQVWVAV from the coding sequence ATGAACCAAGACCGTGTGCCGCGTGTCTGGCAGCCCGTTTGCCCGCTCGATGAAATCGTCCCCAACACGGGCGTCTGCGCGCTCGTCAACGGCGAGCAGGTGGCCGTATTTCACGTGCACGACAGTCATGCACACGCCACCGTCTACGCGATCGAGAACTTCGATCCGGGCTCGCAGGCGGCGGTGCTGTCGCGCGGACTGATCGGCAGTCTCGGCGAACGCGTCGTGGTCGCTTCGCCGATCTACAAGCATCACTTCGATCTGCGTACCGGCGAGTGCCTGGAAACGCCCGCGTATTCCGTCAGCGCGTTCGATACGCGCGTGGAAAACGGTCAGGTGTGGGTCGCCGTTTGA
- a CDS encoding MOSC N-terminal beta barrel domain-containing protein produces MPTISELFVYPIKSCAGIALSEARLLATGLEYDRCWIVVDPAGAMLTQRAYPRMALIKVELGDTELVIRAPGMSELRTPLDAARLDAPRKVQTQVWRDAAYGLDTGEASAAWFSTFLGVPARLLRFDPEHERTVDPDYTGSTGGANTLFADGFPLLVVGQASLDDLNTRLQRKGAPSIPIDRFRPNVVLTGLDAYEEDYVETLSVDAGDAADGVAAVQLQLVKTCARCPMPTVDQATGAPDPDWPDEPTDTMSTYRANPQRNGALTFGNNALVASGAGAWLRVGQTVEAELGFGD; encoded by the coding sequence ATGCCGACCATCAGCGAGCTTTTCGTCTATCCGATCAAATCCTGCGCGGGCATCGCATTGAGCGAAGCGCGCCTGCTTGCCACCGGGCTCGAATACGATCGGTGCTGGATCGTCGTCGACCCGGCCGGCGCGATGCTCACGCAGCGTGCGTATCCGCGCATGGCGCTGATCAAGGTCGAACTCGGCGACACGGAGCTCGTGATTCGCGCGCCCGGCATGAGCGAATTGCGCACGCCGCTCGACGCCGCGCGGCTCGATGCGCCGCGTAAAGTGCAGACCCAGGTCTGGCGGGACGCGGCCTATGGTCTCGACACCGGCGAGGCCAGCGCGGCCTGGTTCTCCACGTTTCTCGGCGTGCCGGCGCGGCTGCTGCGTTTCGATCCCGAGCACGAGCGTACCGTCGATCCGGATTACACCGGGAGCACCGGCGGCGCCAACACGTTATTCGCCGATGGTTTTCCGCTGCTGGTGGTCGGCCAGGCGTCGCTCGACGATCTGAACACGCGGCTGCAACGCAAGGGCGCGCCGTCGATTCCGATCGACCGGTTCCGCCCGAACGTCGTGCTGACGGGGCTCGACGCATACGAGGAAGACTACGTGGAGACGTTGAGCGTCGATGCCGGCGACGCGGCTGATGGGGTCGCCGCGGTGCAACTGCAATTGGTGAAGACCTGCGCGCGCTGTCCGATGCCGACCGTCGACCAGGCGACGGGCGCACCCGATCCGGACTGGCCGGACGAGCCGACCGACACGATGAGCACATACCGGGCGAATCCGCAGCGCAACGGTGCGTTGACGTTCGGCAATAACGCGCTCGTGGCGAGCGGCGCCGGAGCGTGGTTGCGGGTGGGGCAGACGGTCGAGGCGGAGTTGGGCTTCGGTGATTGA
- a CDS encoding heme-binding protein, translating into MLSKPVLTVAETTRILEAARAEAEKHQWAVAIVVVDDGGHQLGMLRLDGSAPASSYIATEKARTSAIGRRETKVYEDMINNGRTAFLSAPLLGTLEGGVPVIVEGHVIGAVGVSGVKSDQDAQIAKAGIQALAV; encoded by the coding sequence ATGCTGAGCAAACCCGTGTTGACCGTCGCCGAAACGACCCGCATCCTCGAGGCCGCTCGCGCCGAGGCCGAGAAGCATCAGTGGGCCGTCGCGATCGTGGTGGTCGACGATGGCGGCCACCAGTTGGGCATGCTGCGGCTGGACGGCAGCGCGCCGGCCAGTTCGTACATCGCGACGGAAAAGGCCCGCACTTCGGCGATCGGCCGCCGTGAAACCAAGGTATACGAAGACATGATCAACAACGGCCGCACCGCGTTCCTGAGCGCGCCGTTGCTGGGCACCCTGGAAGGCGGCGTGCCGGTGATCGTCGAAGGCCACGTGATCGGCGCGGTCGGCGTGTCGGGCGTCAAGTCCGATCAGGATGCACAGATCGCCAAAGCCGGCATTCAGGCGCTGGCCGTTTAA
- a CDS encoding GAF domain-containing sensor histidine kinase: protein MTNLPLGNSEDAQIARDIEAVQRIGAVPAILRLICKNTGMGFAAVARVSERSWTACAVQDEVNFGLMAGGQLELQTTLCFESRAARATIVIDNFGKDPVYHGHHTARIYQLGSYISVPIILPDGSYFGNLCAIDPNPAEVSNPRTLSMFEGFADLIAMQLVTEGRHEAAQTALIRERETASLREQFIAVLGHDLRNPLSAVSATAELLSLRKNEPDLVKIGQRLKSSTLRMARLIDDVMDFARGRLGSGIGVSIDEVDDLAGALRAVVAEVREANPQRLLADDIAITTPVRCDRTRVQQLLSNLLGNAVTHGDAEFPVRVQARIERAELVLTVINGGNEIAADVLSKVFEPYWRPPTSKPGGGLGLGLYICKQIVSAHGGTMEVRSSAQEGTCFVARLPTGV, encoded by the coding sequence ATGACGAATCTACCGCTCGGCAATAGCGAAGACGCGCAAATCGCGCGCGACATCGAGGCGGTCCAGCGTATCGGCGCTGTGCCCGCGATCCTGCGCCTGATCTGCAAAAACACGGGGATGGGCTTCGCCGCCGTGGCCCGGGTCTCTGAGCGTAGCTGGACCGCCTGCGCGGTGCAGGACGAAGTGAATTTCGGCCTGATGGCGGGCGGTCAGCTCGAACTGCAGACCACGCTGTGTTTCGAGTCGCGCGCGGCGCGGGCCACCATCGTGATCGACAATTTCGGCAAGGACCCGGTTTATCACGGCCATCACACGGCGCGAATCTACCAGCTGGGCAGTTATATTTCCGTGCCGATCATTCTTCCCGACGGCAGCTATTTCGGTAATCTCTGCGCGATCGACCCGAATCCGGCCGAGGTCTCGAACCCGCGCACGCTGAGCATGTTCGAAGGATTCGCCGACCTGATCGCGATGCAGCTCGTGACCGAAGGGCGTCACGAAGCCGCGCAAACGGCCCTGATTCGCGAGCGGGAAACCGCCAGCCTGCGTGAGCAGTTCATCGCCGTGCTCGGCCACGATCTGCGCAATCCGCTGTCGGCGGTCAGCGCGACCGCCGAACTGCTGTCGTTACGCAAGAACGAGCCCGATCTCGTGAAAATCGGCCAGCGCCTGAAATCTTCCACGTTGCGCATGGCGCGTTTGATCGACGACGTGATGGACTTCGCGCGTGGCCGGCTTGGCTCGGGCATCGGCGTGTCGATCGACGAGGTCGACGATCTGGCCGGCGCGCTGCGGGCGGTGGTCGCGGAAGTGCGCGAGGCCAATCCGCAGCGTCTGCTCGCCGACGACATCGCGATTACCACGCCGGTGCGCTGCGACCGCACGCGCGTGCAGCAGTTGCTGTCGAATCTGCTCGGCAATGCGGTGACGCACGGCGACGCGGAGTTTCCGGTGCGGGTGCAGGCGCGCATCGAGCGCGCCGAGCTGGTGCTGACGGTGATCAACGGCGGCAACGAAATCGCCGCGGACGTGTTGAGCAAAGTGTTCGAGCCTTATTGGCGGCCGCCCACCAGCAAGCCCGGCGGCGGCCTGGGGCTGGGCTTGTATATCTGCAAGCAGATCGTTTCCGCGCACGGCGGCACGATGGAAGTCCGGTCGTCGGCGCAAGAGGGCACGTGTTTCGTAGCGCGCTTGCCGACCGGCGTTTAA
- the cobA gene encoding uroporphyrinogen-III C-methyltransferase gives MNTNPGKVTLLSAGPGDLDLLTLRAAKALASADVVLLDDLANPEIVTLAPQARVIRVGKRGGCRSTPQAFIERLMRRYALKGLHVVRVKGGEALLFGRAGEEIAVLREAGITVEIVNGISSGFAAAAALGISLTHRRHCHGVSFVTAHTENHDEPDWAALAATRTTLAIYMGMRRIESLAAALLANLPADTPAAVVQWAGGADERRLATQLDRLAADAASAGFGSPAVILVGDAIGESEAFRLDGMSRFPDLAARYA, from the coding sequence ATGAACACGAACCCCGGCAAGGTCACGCTATTGAGCGCGGGACCCGGCGACCTCGACCTGCTGACGCTGCGGGCGGCGAAAGCGCTCGCATCCGCTGACGTCGTGCTGCTCGACGATCTCGCGAATCCCGAGATCGTGACCCTTGCACCGCAAGCGCGCGTGATTCGCGTCGGCAAGCGCGGCGGCTGCCGCTCGACACCGCAGGCATTTATCGAGCGGCTGATGCGGCGCTACGCGCTCAAGGGCTTGCACGTGGTAAGGGTGAAAGGCGGCGAAGCGCTGCTGTTCGGGCGCGCGGGTGAAGAGATCGCGGTGCTGCGCGAGGCGGGGATTACCGTGGAGATCGTCAACGGGATTTCGTCGGGCTTCGCGGCCGCGGCGGCGCTGGGCATTTCGCTCACGCATCGGCGCCATTGCCACGGCGTGAGCTTCGTCACCGCTCACACGGAGAATCACGACGAGCCGGACTGGGCCGCGCTCGCCGCCACACGCACCACGCTGGCGATCTATATGGGGATGCGGCGTATCGAAAGTCTTGCCGCCGCGTTGCTTGCCAATCTACCGGCCGATACGCCGGCCGCCGTCGTGCAATGGGCGGGTGGCGCCGACGAACGGCGCCTCGCGACTCAGCTCGACCGCCTGGCTGCGGATGCCGCGAGCGCCGGCTTCGGCAGCCCCGCGGTGATTCTGGTGGGCGATGCGATTGGCGAGAGCGAAGCATTCCGTCTTGACGGCATGAGTCGATTTCCCGACCTTGCCGCCCGATACGCTTAA
- a CDS encoding bifunctional nitrate reductase/sulfite reductase flavoprotein subunit alpha has translation MSSSNVKTVCPYCGVGCGMVLHVEDGQVVKISGDREHPANFGRLCTKGQSAHVALRKSGRLEGAFVRHARDQDPAPLPMAQAISSTAARLRGLLDEHGPDALSFYVSGQMSIEAQYLVNKLAKGFVGTNNIESNSRLCMASAGSGYKLSLGADGPPGSYDDLDHADVFFVIGANMADCHPILFLRMMDRVKAGAKLIVVDPRRNTTADKADLFMQIKPGTDLALLNGLLHLLHENGQTDTAFIAEVTEGWDAMPAFLADYTPENVARITGLPAEAIRRAAQMIGTAKEWISCWTMGLNQSTHGTWHTNAICNLHLATGKICRRGSGPFSLTGQPNAMGGREMGYMGPGLPGQRSVLVEEDRAFIEALWEIPPGTLKTEVGTGTIDMFTRMAAGEIKACWIICTNPVASVANRQNAIAGLRAAELVISQDAFLDTETNRYADVLLPGALWAEAEGVMINSERTLTLMQKGIEPPGAALPDWQIIARVACEMGFAEAFSYESADEVFAEITRASNPKTGYDLRGASHRRLKETPLQWPLAADDSNARNPVRYVNDGVSQTLKALPDGSHPRLAFPTASGRAMFFARAYAAPAELPDREFPIVLNTGRLQHQWHTMTKTGKVAMLNKLNPGPFVEIHPEDAATLGIKAKDPVEIRSRRGRAVLPAVVTERVSAGHCFAPMHWNDVFGDDLCINAVTSDAIDPVSQQPELKFCAVALSAVRVEVGESVLNDDAVKFAAASASASASASALAVGATATSVDVATASAEDLSMPHIEALTRLLQLPPTPAPSFSDAERTYLAGFVSGLRSAREQGVSGDSSAVPVLPISAPFDATKRLYLDGLLAGLFSRSAPLAASAAMPTSLAHTPSDTSQTSGVRIARARPKVTLLWASQTGNTESLTERYATRLMESGFEIRTSCMADYDVSALAKAQYVLLMTSTFGDGDPPDNAQSLWTELGTDAVANAATDAAPRLDGVRFAVLALGDRNYDQFCGHGRRLDERLAAKGARRLMERVDCDSDYQQSADAWLERIIVRIKEEDAALHAVPPGGMINAVIPGAVPSKAQPAASRLVANLRLNKQGAAKDTRYFSLSTNESGLEYETGDALGVWPSNCPELVDELIGLTCTNADALVQVAGAGEMRLADALHRHYEIARPNPDALALIAARSDNGKGSGKGALRDLLTPERKADLKQWLWGQQLADVLHEFPVKLTAAELTGMLKRLQPRLYSIASSPKAHPREVHLTVSAVRYSNGRRHRKGVSSTFLADRAGDVDVPVFVQKSAHFRPPHGADTPMIMVGPGTGVAPFRGFLHERRARGDSGRNWLFFGEQHASSDFYYRDELEAMRDDGLLNRLDVAFSRDQADKIYVQDRMREQGAQLWSWLEDGAHFYVCGDANRMAKDVDAALKDIVARHGGMSDEKALDYVSRLAREKRYARDVY, from the coding sequence ATGTCTTCCTCTAACGTTAAAACGGTATGCCCTTACTGCGGCGTTGGCTGCGGCATGGTGCTGCACGTCGAGGACGGACAGGTCGTGAAGATTTCCGGCGACAGGGAACATCCGGCCAACTTCGGACGGCTCTGCACGAAGGGGCAATCGGCGCACGTTGCGTTGCGCAAGTCAGGGCGTCTGGAAGGCGCGTTCGTGCGTCACGCGCGCGACCAGGATCCGGCGCCGCTGCCCATGGCGCAGGCGATCAGCAGCACGGCGGCGCGCTTGCGCGGCCTGCTCGACGAACATGGACCGGACGCACTGTCGTTCTACGTGTCCGGGCAGATGTCGATCGAAGCGCAGTACCTCGTCAACAAGCTCGCCAAGGGTTTCGTCGGCACCAACAATATCGAATCGAACTCGCGTCTGTGCATGGCGAGCGCGGGCAGCGGCTACAAGCTGTCGCTCGGCGCGGACGGCCCGCCGGGCTCGTATGACGATCTCGATCACGCCGACGTGTTCTTCGTGATCGGCGCGAATATGGCCGACTGTCACCCGATTCTGTTCCTGCGGATGATGGATCGCGTGAAGGCCGGCGCGAAACTGATCGTTGTCGATCCGCGCCGCAATACGACCGCCGACAAAGCCGATCTGTTCATGCAGATCAAACCGGGCACCGATCTCGCGTTGCTCAACGGCCTGCTGCATCTGTTGCACGAAAACGGCCAGACGGATACCGCTTTTATCGCCGAGGTTACCGAGGGCTGGGACGCGATGCCCGCGTTTCTGGCGGATTACACGCCTGAGAATGTTGCGCGCATCACGGGCTTGCCCGCCGAAGCGATTCGCCGCGCGGCCCAGATGATCGGCACGGCAAAAGAGTGGATCAGCTGCTGGACCATGGGCCTGAATCAAAGCACGCACGGTACGTGGCATACCAACGCGATCTGCAACCTGCATCTGGCGACGGGCAAGATCTGCCGGCGCGGCAGCGGGCCGTTTTCGCTAACCGGCCAGCCGAATGCGATGGGCGGCCGCGAAATGGGCTACATGGGTCCGGGTTTGCCGGGCCAGCGGTCGGTGCTGGTGGAGGAAGACCGCGCGTTTATCGAGGCGCTTTGGGAGATTCCACCCGGCACGTTGAAGACCGAAGTCGGCACCGGCACGATCGATATGTTCACGCGCATGGCCGCGGGCGAGATCAAGGCCTGCTGGATCATCTGCACGAATCCGGTGGCGAGCGTCGCGAACCGGCAGAACGCGATTGCCGGTTTGCGCGCGGCGGAGCTGGTGATTTCGCAGGACGCGTTTCTCGACACCGAGACGAATCGCTACGCCGACGTGCTGCTGCCCGGCGCGTTATGGGCCGAAGCGGAAGGCGTGATGATCAACTCGGAGCGCACGCTCACGCTGATGCAAAAGGGCATCGAGCCGCCGGGCGCGGCGTTGCCGGACTGGCAGATCATTGCGCGCGTGGCGTGTGAAATGGGTTTTGCCGAGGCCTTCAGCTATGAGAGCGCCGACGAAGTGTTCGCGGAAATCACGCGGGCGTCGAATCCGAAAACCGGCTACGACCTGCGTGGCGCGAGCCATCGGCGGTTGAAGGAAACACCGTTGCAATGGCCGCTGGCGGCGGACGATTCGAACGCACGCAATCCCGTGCGTTACGTCAACGACGGCGTCAGCCAGACGTTGAAAGCGTTGCCGGACGGCAGCCATCCACGGCTCGCGTTTCCGACCGCCAGCGGACGCGCGATGTTTTTCGCACGCGCTTATGCGGCGCCGGCCGAATTGCCCGATCGCGAATTTCCGATCGTGCTGAACACCGGCCGTTTGCAGCATCAATGGCACACCATGACCAAGACCGGCAAGGTCGCGATGCTCAACAAGCTGAACCCCGGGCCGTTCGTCGAGATTCATCCCGAGGATGCGGCCACGCTCGGTATCAAGGCCAAAGACCCGGTGGAGATTCGTTCGCGCCGCGGCCGCGCGGTGTTGCCGGCGGTCGTGACCGAACGCGTGAGCGCGGGCCACTGCTTCGCGCCGATGCACTGGAACGACGTGTTCGGCGACGACCTGTGTATCAACGCTGTGACAAGCGATGCAATCGATCCGGTCTCGCAGCAACCCGAACTCAAGTTTTGCGCGGTCGCGTTGAGTGCGGTGCGCGTGGAGGTTGGCGAGTCGGTTTTGAACGATGACGCGGTTAAGTTTGCCGCCGCATCTGCATCTGCATCTGCATCTGCATCTGCGTTGGCGGTGGGCGCGACCGCCACGTCGGTGGATGTTGCAACGGCCAGCGCCGAGGATCTGTCTATGCCGCATATCGAAGCACTCACCCGTTTGTTGCAATTGCCGCCGACGCCCGCGCCGTCGTTCTCCGATGCCGAGCGGACTTATCTGGCGGGTTTCGTCAGTGGCTTGCGCTCGGCGCGGGAGCAGGGCGTTAGTGGAGACAGCAGCGCCGTGCCGGTTTTGCCGATCAGCGCGCCGTTCGATGCAACAAAACGCCTCTACCTGGACGGTTTGCTCGCGGGGCTGTTTAGCCGCAGCGCGCCGCTCGCTGCATCAGCGGCCATGCCCACCTCGCTCGCGCACACGCCCTCAGACACGTCGCAAACATCCGGCGTGCGGATCGCACGCGCACGGCCCAAGGTCACGCTGCTATGGGCCTCGCAAACCGGCAATACCGAATCGCTCACCGAGCGCTACGCCACGCGTCTGATGGAGTCGGGTTTTGAAATCCGTACCTCGTGCATGGCGGATTACGACGTGTCGGCGCTGGCCAAAGCGCAATACGTGTTGCTGATGACCAGTACGTTCGGCGATGGCGATCCCCCCGACAACGCGCAAAGTCTCTGGACGGAATTGGGCACGGACGCAGTTGCGAACGCAGCCACGGACGCCGCGCCCCGTCTCGACGGCGTGCGCTTCGCGGTCCTCGCGCTCGGCGACCGCAACTACGATCAATTTTGCGGCCACGGTCGTCGCCTCGACGAACGGCTCGCGGCCAAAGGCGCGCGGCGACTGATGGAGCGAGTCGATTGCGACAGCGACTATCAGCAAAGCGCCGACGCGTGGCTCGAACGCATCATCGTGCGCATTAAAGAGGAAGATGCCGCGCTACATGCGGTGCCGCCCGGCGGCATGATCAACGCGGTGATCCCCGGCGCCGTGCCGAGCAAAGCGCAGCCGGCCGCGTCGCGGCTCGTCGCGAATCTGCGTCTGAACAAGCAGGGCGCGGCGAAAGACACGCGCTACTTTTCACTCAGCACGAACGAATCCGGCCTCGAATACGAAACGGGCGACGCGCTGGGCGTCTGGCCGAGCAATTGTCCGGAGCTGGTCGATGAATTGATCGGCCTCACCTGCACCAACGCCGACGCGTTGGTACAGGTGGCGGGCGCGGGCGAGATGCGTCTGGCCGACGCGCTGCACCGGCACTACGAGATCGCACGGCCGAATCCGGATGCGCTCGCGTTGATCGCCGCGCGCAGCGATAACGGCAAGGGCAGCGGTAAAGGCGCGCTGCGCGATCTGCTGACGCCCGAGCGCAAGGCCGACCTCAAGCAATGGTTGTGGGGGCAACAGCTAGCCGACGTGTTGCACGAGTTTCCGGTGAAGCTCACCGCCGCCGAATTGACCGGCATGCTCAAACGCCTGCAACCGCGCCTGTATTCGATCGCCTCGAGTCCGAAAGCGCATCCTCGCGAAGTGCATCTGACGGTTTCCGCCGTGCGTTACAGCAATGGCCGGCGTCATCGCAAAGGCGTGTCGTCGACGTTTCTCGCCGATCGCGCCGGCGACGTCGACGTGCCGGTGTTCGTGCAGAAGTCCGCGCATTTCCGGCCGCCTCACGGCGCGGACACACCGATGATCATGGTCGGCCCCGGCACCGGCGTCGCACCGTTTCGCGGCTTTCTGCACGAGCGGCGTGCACGTGGCGACAGCGGGCGCAACTGGCTCTTCTTCGGCGAGCAGCATGCGTCGTCCGATTTCTACTATCGCGACGAACTCGAGGCCATGCGCGACGACGGTCTGCTCAACCGGCTCGACGTCGCGTTCTCGCGCGACCAGGCGGACAAGATCTATGTGCAGGACCGCATGCGCGAGCAGGGTGCGCAACTGTGGTCGTGGCTCGAAGACGGTGCGCATTTCTACGTCTGCGGCGACGCCAATCGCATGGCGAAAGACGTCGACGCCGCGTTGAAGGACATCGTCGCGCGACACGGCGGCATGAGCGACGAAAAAGCGCTCGACTACGTGAGCCGCCTCGCGCGCGAAAAGCGCTATGCACGCGACGTTTACTGA